In the Hordeum vulgare subsp. vulgare chromosome 7H, MorexV3_pseudomolecules_assembly, whole genome shotgun sequence genome, one interval contains:
- the LOC123408914 gene encoding protein JINGUBANG-like — protein sequence MSLNSEEGLMCQAISHSSQSSAPSLSSCHYQCVSTLRGHSSYVSGLAVDGNSLYVASSDGHIRMWPLDMGSTTVQQQGSVVAVTDSSIKCLMATSDGLLSAHQDGKIRVWQPAGRRKDGSSHLALHGVLPTTADCLRTFLFPKNYVDVRRHRSRTWVHHVDAVTALALSPDGGYMYSVSWDRSLKVWRLPSLRCVESIAPAHNDAINAVAVSSDGHIYTGSADRTIKAWRRYPGQKRLALVGTMERHRSAVNALAMGVGGLVLYSGSCDQSVVVWEGFDAGGAAVTSTLRGHAKAVLCLAAAGDVACSGSADRTVRVWRRGAEGGYSCSAVLDGHGAAVKSLALVLMGGDHDSEREESPRGGCSALVCSGSLDCDVKIWRVSLT from the coding sequence ATGAGCCTGAACTCTGAAGAAGGTTTGATGTGCCAGGCTATATCACACTCGTCACAATCGAGTGCCCCTTCCCTGAGCTCATGCCACTACCAGTGCGTCTCCACACTCAGAGGCCACTCCTCCTACGTGTCTGGCCTCGCCGTCGACGGCAATTCGCTCTACGTCGCCTCGTCGGACGGACACATCAGGATGTGGCCACTGGACATGGGCAGCACGACCGTGCAACAGCAGGGCTCTGTTGTTGCCGTCACTGATAGCTCCataaagtgcctcatggccaccaGCGATGGTCTTCTCAGCGCTCACCAGGACGGCAAGATCCGGGTGTGGCAGCCGGCCGGCCGGCGGAAAGACGGGAGCAGCCACCTCGCCCTGCACGGCGTGCTGCCGACCACCGCAGACTGCCTGCGCACATTCCTGTTCCCCAAGAACTACGTCGACGTCCGGCGGCACAGGAGCCGCACCTGGGTGCACCACGTGGACGCGGTCACCGCGCTCGCCCTGTCCCCGGACGGCGGGTACATGTACTCCGTGTCCTGGGACCGGAGCCTCAAGGTGTGGCGCCTGCCCAGCCTCCGCTGCGTGGAGTCCATCGCGCCGGCCCACAACGACGCCATCAACGCCGTCGCCGTGTCGTCCGACGGGCACATCTACACCGGGTCGGCCGACCGGACGATCAAGGCGTGGAGGCGATACCCGGGGCAGAAGAGGCTCGCGCTGGTTGGCACCATGGAGCGGCACAGGTCGGCAGTGAACGCGCTGGCGATGGGCGTCGGCGGGCTGGTTCTCTACTCCGGCTCGTGCGACCAGTCCGTCGTCGTGTGGGAGGGCTTCGACGCCGGAGGAGCGGCGGTCACCAGTACGCTCAGGGGGCACGCCAAGGCGGTGCTGTGCCTGGCCGCCGCCGgcgacgtggcgtgcagcgggtcCGCGGACAGGACGGTGAGGGTGTGGCGGCGGGGTGCGGAGGGTGGGTACTCCTGCTCGGCCGTCCTGGACGGCCATGGCGCGGCCGTGAAGAGCCTGGCATTGGTGTTGATGGGAGGCGACCACGACAGCGAGCGCGAGGAGAGCCCGCGAGGTGGCTGTTCCGCTCTGGTTTGCAGCGGTTCGTTGGACTGCGATGTGAAGATCTGGAGGGTGTCTTTGACTTGA